In one Desulfovibrio oxyclinae DSM 11498 genomic region, the following are encoded:
- the lipB gene encoding lipoyl(octanoyl) transferase LipB gives MIIKDLGLISYKDAEALQLETLQSVIDGERENTLYLLEHPKVITYGRQGGGENLHVPESYLAEQGIEAAQTARGGNITCHFPGQLVAYPIWRVEKRPGGMRAFFHDMEQAVIDTCAAFGIRCARREGHPGVWVDETRKICSMGIGVRKWVTYHGLALNVGSDVSLFNLITLCGIQGASPTSMSAEAGREISVEEVKNVFAEEFRKTFADSAVAQDQAAAGQ, from the coding sequence ATGATCATCAAGGATCTTGGCCTCATTTCCTACAAGGACGCTGAAGCGCTGCAACTGGAAACGCTGCAGTCCGTCATCGACGGCGAGCGCGAGAACACTCTGTACCTGCTGGAGCACCCCAAGGTAATCACCTACGGCAGACAGGGCGGCGGGGAAAATCTGCACGTGCCGGAGAGCTATCTGGCCGAACAGGGCATCGAAGCCGCCCAGACCGCGCGGGGCGGCAACATCACCTGCCACTTCCCCGGCCAGCTCGTGGCCTATCCAATATGGCGCGTGGAGAAGCGGCCCGGCGGTATGCGGGCCTTCTTTCACGACATGGAGCAGGCCGTCATCGATACCTGCGCGGCTTTCGGCATCCGCTGCGCCAGACGCGAGGGGCACCCCGGCGTCTGGGTGGACGAGACCCGCAAAATATGCTCCATGGGCATCGGCGTGCGCAAATGGGTCACCTATCACGGGCTGGCCCTCAACGTCGGCTCGGACGTGAGCCTTTTCAATCTCATCACCCTTTGCGGCATACAGGGCGCGTCCCCCACGTCCATGAGCGCCGAGGCCGGAAGGGAAATAAGCGTCGAGGAAGTCAAGAATGTCTTCGCCGAAGAATTCAGAAAAACCTTTGCGGATTCCGCCGTGGCTCAGGACCAAGCTGCCGCAGGGCAATAA
- the larB gene encoding nickel pincer cofactor biosynthesis protein LarB — protein MTNDALTRLLEDIRDGKVTVEHGADRLRDLPYMDLGHTKFDLHRPLRNGFPEVIYGEGKTPEQVGEIFTRMGDHTNILATRVSAEMAEHVLRVCPDAEHNAAGRTLTLTRTPVEYRDGEIAIVTAGTSDLPVAEEALDTCRMLGSHASIVCDVGVAGIHRLLERVEQLRKARVIIVIAGMEGALASVVGGLVSQPIIAVPTSVGYGASFSGLSALLGMLTSCASGVSVVNIDNGFGAACAACKINNLGS, from the coding sequence ATGACGAATGATGCGCTGACCAGGCTGCTTGAGGACATCCGGGACGGCAAGGTAACCGTGGAGCACGGGGCCGACAGACTGCGCGACCTGCCGTACATGGATCTGGGGCACACCAAGTTCGATCTGCACCGCCCTTTACGAAACGGATTTCCTGAAGTGATCTACGGCGAAGGCAAGACCCCGGAACAGGTCGGCGAAATTTTCACCAGAATGGGAGATCACACCAACATTCTGGCCACCCGCGTCTCTGCGGAAATGGCCGAGCACGTGTTGCGGGTCTGTCCGGACGCCGAACACAACGCCGCGGGCCGCACCCTGACCCTGACCCGCACGCCGGTGGAATACCGGGACGGGGAAATCGCCATCGTCACCGCGGGCACGTCCGATCTGCCCGTGGCCGAAGAGGCGCTTGACACCTGCCGGATGCTCGGCAGCCACGCCTCCATTGTCTGTGACGTGGGAGTCGCGGGCATTCACCGCCTGCTGGAGCGCGTCGAACAGCTCCGAAAGGCGCGGGTGATCATCGTCATCGCGGGAATGGAGGGCGCGCTGGCCAGCGTGGTCGGCGGCCTTGTCTCGCAGCCCATCATCGCAGTGCCGACTTCGGTCGGCTACGGGGCGTCATTCTCGGGCCTGTCCGCGCTGCTCGGAATGCTCACCTCATGCGCCAGCGGCGTGAGCGTGGTCAACATAGACAACGGCTTCGGCGCTG
- a CDS encoding aldo/keto reductase, which yields MLYRTMPQNGDSLSALGFGCMRMPMVDGKIDEERAISQIRTAIDEGVNYLDTAWPYHDGESEPLLGKALKDGYRDKVKIATKLPTWMIKTREDMDSFLNAQLEKLGTDHIDYYLIHALSGPSWESIKKLGVIDFLNKARKDGRIVNAGFSFHGLAEDFQPIVDDYPWVFCQIQYNLLDTEFQAGKKGLEYAASKDMGVIVMEPLRGGNLGLPTPPQAVADIWDLADTKRPPVEWALRWVWNHPEVTVVLSGMNEEAHVRQNMEIASDAEANSMTTGELDLCRRVADTYRKLMRVGCTGCGYCMPCPAEVQIPTCFDLLNKSQMFDFTEAKRMYGIFAEGTVLQRNPGYASQCVECGECIEKCPQNIDIPEVLKQVVSEFE from the coding sequence GTGCTATACAGAACAATGCCCCAAAACGGCGACAGTCTTTCCGCGCTGGGCTTCGGCTGCATGCGTATGCCCATGGTCGACGGCAAGATCGACGAGGAGCGGGCCATTTCCCAGATCCGCACGGCCATTGACGAGGGCGTGAACTATCTCGACACCGCCTGGCCGTATCACGACGGCGAGAGCGAGCCGCTGCTTGGCAAAGCCCTGAAGGACGGATATCGCGACAAGGTCAAGATTGCCACCAAGCTGCCGACGTGGATGATCAAGACCCGCGAAGACATGGACTCCTTCCTGAACGCGCAGCTGGAAAAGCTCGGCACCGACCACATCGACTACTACCTCATCCATGCGCTTTCGGGTCCGTCATGGGAATCCATCAAGAAGCTCGGCGTCATCGATTTCCTGAACAAGGCCAGAAAGGACGGTCGCATCGTCAATGCAGGCTTCTCCTTCCACGGTCTTGCCGAGGATTTTCAGCCTATCGTCGATGACTATCCGTGGGTTTTCTGCCAGATTCAGTATAACCTGCTCGACACGGAGTTTCAGGCCGGAAAAAAGGGCCTTGAATACGCGGCGTCCAAGGATATGGGCGTCATCGTCATGGAACCGCTGCGCGGCGGCAACCTCGGACTGCCCACGCCGCCGCAGGCCGTGGCCGACATCTGGGATCTCGCCGACACCAAGCGTCCGCCCGTGGAATGGGCTCTGCGCTGGGTCTGGAACCATCCGGAAGTCACCGTCGTGCTGTCCGGCATGAACGAGGAAGCGCACGTGCGCCAGAACATGGAAATCGCGAGCGACGCCGAAGCCAACTCCATGACCACCGGCGAGCTGGACCTGTGCCGCCGCGTGGCCGACACCTACCGTAAGCTGATGCGGGTCGGCTGTACCGGCTGCGGCTACTGTATGCCCTGCCCCGCCGAGGTGCAGATTCCCACCTGCTTCGACCTCCTGAACAAGTCGCAGATGTTCGACTTCACTGAGGCCAAGCGGATGTACGGCATCTTTGCCGAAGGAACGGTGCTGCAGCGCAACCCCGGCTATGCCTCCCAGTGCGTGGAGTGCGGCGAATGCATAGAGAAATGTCCGCAGAACATCGACATTCCCGAGGTTCTGAAGCAGGTCGTCAGCGAGTTTGAATAG
- a CDS encoding AraC family transcriptional regulator translates to MIFFRYDEPTQPKSAMYDPSICLVAQGAKRVRLGDEEYVYDENHLLVSSVGMPVVSNVIEASPDVPLLGLVLRLDLAMLAQLLVDNDLPDARASRSGRGMAVCEVSGPLLDSFQRLVELQDEPRDIPILAPLIHKEILYRLLMGELGPRLRQIATAGSHGQEIARAIGWLKDNYAKPVRVEGLARESGMSVSTFHHHFRAMTAMSPLQFQKWLRLNEARRLMLTENQDATTAALQVGYESPSQFSREYKRQFGAPPLRDIKNLNLGGQPEAVSGAA, encoded by the coding sequence ATGATCTTTTTTCGATACGACGAACCGACCCAACCCAAGAGCGCCATGTACGACCCGAGCATCTGCCTTGTGGCGCAGGGGGCCAAACGTGTGCGCCTTGGTGACGAGGAGTACGTGTATGACGAGAATCACCTGCTGGTCAGCTCCGTGGGAATGCCGGTGGTGAGCAACGTCATTGAAGCGAGTCCGGATGTGCCGCTGCTGGGGCTGGTGCTCAGGCTGGACCTAGCCATGCTGGCCCAGTTGCTGGTGGACAACGACCTGCCTGACGCGCGGGCCAGCCGCTCCGGCAGGGGCATGGCGGTTTGCGAAGTCTCCGGGCCGCTTCTCGACAGTTTTCAGCGACTGGTGGAGTTGCAGGACGAACCGAGGGACATCCCCATTCTCGCGCCTTTGATTCACAAGGAGATTCTCTACCGTCTGCTCATGGGCGAACTCGGACCGCGATTGCGGCAGATCGCCACGGCGGGCAGTCACGGGCAGGAGATCGCCCGGGCCATCGGCTGGCTGAAGGACAACTACGCCAAGCCTGTTCGGGTGGAAGGTCTGGCAAGGGAGAGCGGCATGAGTGTGTCCACGTTCCATCATCATTTCCGCGCCATGACTGCCATGAGTCCGCTCCAGTTCCAGAAATGGCTCAGGCTCAACGAGGCAAGGCGCCTCATGCTCACGGAAAATCAGGACGCCACCACCGCCGCCCTGCAGGTGGGGTACGAAAGCCCGTCGCAGTTCAGCCGGGAGTACAAGCGCCAGTTCGGCGCTCCCCCGCTGCGCGACATCAAGAACCTGAACCTCGGCGGCCAGCCGGAAGCAGTCTCCGGCGCGGCGTGA
- the larC gene encoding nickel pincer cofactor biosynthesis protein LarC, translated as MNILYYDCFAGLSGDMNLAAMIDLGVEPAHLSAELDKLGLSREFQLVISEEMRNGIRGTRADVNLSAGHDHHHGHGHHRTFADIRKIIMSSGLQDAVKKTSLRIFRRVAEAEAKVHGKAVDEVHFHEVGATDSIVDIVGAAICYHQLDVDAVWAAPVELGGGFVRCAHGEMPVPAPATVEILQNVPTSRGNTDHEATTPTGAAIIAALTDEFITTPTMTVTRTGYGVGHRETTRPNLLRVHLAKVEEQDHSDGSRARLLQCNIDDMTGEALGHAMELLMDEGAMDIHFSSVMMKKNRPATMVSLLCAENEEPRFKELLFRHTTTLGVKSFALDKTALQRRFDTLETPLGPVSMKRTLLDGKVIRSKPEYEDCRELARKHDLPLAEIYAVIGRLE; from the coding sequence ATGAACATACTCTACTATGACTGCTTCGCCGGGCTGAGCGGCGACATGAACCTTGCCGCCATGATCGACCTGGGCGTTGAACCGGCACACCTTTCGGCGGAGCTGGACAAGCTCGGCCTGAGTCGGGAATTCCAGCTGGTCATCTCCGAGGAAATGCGAAACGGCATCCGAGGAACCCGCGCGGACGTAAACCTGTCGGCCGGGCACGATCATCATCACGGGCACGGCCATCACCGCACGTTTGCCGATATCCGTAAAATCATCATGTCCAGCGGCCTGCAGGATGCGGTCAAGAAAACCAGCCTGCGCATCTTCCGCCGGGTGGCCGAAGCCGAGGCCAAGGTCCACGGCAAGGCAGTGGACGAGGTGCATTTTCACGAGGTCGGTGCAACCGATTCCATCGTGGACATCGTGGGCGCGGCCATCTGCTACCACCAGCTCGACGTGGACGCGGTATGGGCGGCGCCCGTGGAACTGGGCGGCGGTTTTGTGCGGTGCGCCCACGGTGAAATGCCTGTTCCGGCCCCAGCCACGGTGGAAATTCTGCAGAACGTGCCGACCTCCCGCGGCAACACCGACCATGAGGCTACCACCCCGACGGGCGCGGCCATCATCGCAGCCCTGACGGACGAATTCATCACCACGCCGACCATGACCGTCACCCGAACGGGCTACGGCGTCGGCCACCGCGAGACCACGCGCCCCAACCTGCTGCGTGTCCATCTGGCGAAAGTTGAAGAGCAGGACCACAGTGACGGCAGCCGGGCCCGGCTGCTGCAATGCAACATCGACGACATGACCGGAGAAGCGCTCGGCCACGCCATGGAACTGCTCATGGATGAAGGCGCCATGGACATCCACTTTTCCTCCGTGATGATGAAGAAAAACCGCCCGGCCACCATGGTCTCCCTGCTTTGCGCCGAAAACGAGGAGCCGCGCTTCAAGGAGCTGCTGTTCCGGCACACCACCACGCTCGGCGTCAAGAGCTTCGCACTGGACAAGACCGCCCTTCAACGGCGATTCGACACACTGGAAACCCCTCTGGGACCGGTGAGCATGAAACGGACCTTGCTGGACGGCAAGGTCATCCGGTCCAAACCGGAATACGAGGACTGCCGCGAACTGGCCCGGAAGCATGATCTCCCACTGGCCGAAATCTACGCCGTCATCGGCAGGCTTGAATAG
- the lipA gene encoding lipoyl synthase has translation MSSPKNSEKPLRIPPWLRTKLPQGNNYSCTSSLIRDLGLNTVCQSAKCPNTWECFGKKVATFLIMGGICTRNCRFCNITSGDLEPLDPTEPGRVAEAAERLELRHVVITSVTRDDLPDGGASHFAATIRAVREKLPDASVEVLIPDFQGEKQALRTVLDERPDIMNHNVETVPRLYESIRPQADYAQSLEVLRRSKEIAPDIPTKSGLMLGLGEEDTEVMRVLDDLAAVDCDIVTIGQYMRPTKDHPPVRRYVPPAHFDEFAAAGEAKGIPHMFSAPLVRSSYNASRFVGKK, from the coding sequence ATGTCTTCGCCGAAGAATTCAGAAAAACCTTTGCGGATTCCGCCGTGGCTCAGGACCAAGCTGCCGCAGGGCAATAACTACTCCTGCACCTCCAGCCTGATCCGCGATCTGGGCCTCAACACCGTCTGCCAGAGCGCCAAGTGCCCCAACACATGGGAATGCTTCGGCAAAAAGGTAGCCACATTCCTCATCATGGGCGGCATCTGCACGCGCAACTGCCGCTTCTGCAACATCACCTCCGGCGACCTCGAACCATTAGACCCGACCGAGCCGGGCCGCGTGGCTGAAGCAGCCGAACGGCTGGAACTACGGCACGTGGTCATCACCTCGGTCACGCGCGACGACCTGCCCGACGGCGGCGCGTCACATTTCGCAGCCACCATCCGCGCGGTGCGCGAAAAGCTCCCCGATGCCAGCGTGGAAGTGCTCATTCCGGATTTTCAGGGTGAGAAACAGGCTTTGCGCACGGTGTTGGACGAACGGCCGGATATCATGAACCACAACGTGGAGACCGTGCCCCGCCTGTATGAGAGCATCCGCCCGCAGGCGGACTACGCCCAGAGCCTCGAAGTGCTGAGGCGATCCAAGGAGATTGCCCCGGACATTCCCACCAAGAGCGGGCTCATGCTCGGACTTGGCGAAGAGGACACGGAAGTCATGCGCGTGCTCGACGATCTGGCGGCCGTGGACTGCGACATCGTGACCATCGGCCAGTACATGCGCCCCACCAAGGATCACCCGCCGGTCAGACGTTACGTGCCCCCGGCACACTTCGACGAATTCGCGGCCGCGGGTGAAGCCAAAGGCATCCCGCACATGTTCTCGGCTCCGCTTGTACGTTCGAGTTACAACGCGAGCCGGTTCGTGGGGAAGAAGTAA
- the larE gene encoding ATP-dependent sacrificial sulfur transferase LarE codes for MTLTAGQKEQYARLVGELRSMKRAILAFSGGVDSALLLHATHEALGENALAVTFDTPFFPESEVAFSAQMCRELGVPHRVIEMAMPDSIRQNPPQRCYLCKKVLFGELVRLAEEQSIEHILDGSNRDDLGDHRPGRRAIKELGIRSPLLEAGMTKQDIRDHSRALGLATWDKPAAACLMTRLPHDTLVEESELERIDRGEAFLKSIGFAAVRLRSHGPLARLELPPEDITACLDSGLRERIDLALKELGYRHVSVDLAGYRMGNMNEVTRDAHEEDAANDE; via the coding sequence ATGACACTCACGGCAGGACAGAAGGAGCAGTACGCCCGGCTTGTCGGGGAACTTCGTTCCATGAAACGCGCCATCTTGGCGTTCTCGGGCGGAGTGGACAGCGCCCTGCTGCTTCACGCCACGCACGAGGCCCTCGGCGAAAATGCCTTGGCGGTGACGTTTGACACGCCCTTCTTCCCCGAATCCGAAGTCGCGTTCTCGGCACAGATGTGCAGGGAGCTGGGCGTTCCGCACAGGGTTATCGAAATGGCCATGCCGGACAGCATCAGACAGAATCCGCCACAGCGATGCTATTTGTGCAAGAAAGTGCTGTTTGGCGAGCTTGTCCGGCTGGCCGAAGAGCAAAGCATCGAGCATATTCTTGACGGCAGCAACCGCGACGACCTTGGCGATCACCGGCCCGGACGCAGGGCCATCAAGGAACTCGGGATACGCAGCCCCCTGCTTGAGGCGGGAATGACCAAGCAGGACATTCGCGATCACTCCCGCGCGCTGGGCCTTGCCACGTGGGACAAACCGGCCGCCGCCTGTCTCATGACGCGCCTCCCCCACGACACTCTCGTGGAGGAAAGCGAGCTTGAACGCATCGACCGGGGCGAGGCCTTTCTGAAGTCCATCGGCTTCGCGGCGGTTCGACTTCGCAGCCACGGTCCCTTGGCCCGTCTGGAGCTGCCGCCGGAGGATATCACGGCCTGTCTCGACTCCGGGCTTCGCGAGCGGATAGACCTCGCCCTCAAGGAGCTGGGCTATCGTCACGTTTCCGTGGATCTTGCTGGCTACCGCATGGGCAACATGAACGAAGTGACGCGTGACGCGCACGAAGAGGACGCCGCAAATGACGAATGA